From the genome of Gemmatimonas phototrophica, one region includes:
- a CDS encoding DUF4159 domain-containing protein produces the protein MSETRSADVLPAFSKAPFVFATAQYDSGDWDSAPLVPANIIDSVARYTSLEVRPQGVMVPLSSEAVFGYPLLYLTGHLPVRFSTRETDVLRRYLDRGGLLFVDDHNHDVDGAFNKTAREEIRRVAGPLVPLPNSHELYRCFFVFENGPPTTSHEMNGWGDNLVHEQLDAVVKNGRIRVLYSNKDYSSEWSFHPDNKRFLSVDNTRFGVNLVVYALTR, from the coding sequence ATGAGTGAGACACGTTCTGCTGACGTATTGCCCGCGTTCTCCAAGGCACCGTTTGTCTTTGCAACCGCGCAGTACGATTCAGGAGACTGGGACTCGGCACCGTTGGTGCCGGCCAATATCATCGATTCGGTGGCGCGGTATACGTCGTTGGAGGTGCGCCCCCAGGGCGTCATGGTGCCGCTCTCGTCGGAGGCGGTGTTCGGGTATCCGCTGCTCTATCTCACCGGACACTTGCCGGTACGCTTCAGTACGCGCGAAACCGATGTGTTGCGGCGCTATCTCGATCGTGGCGGGCTGCTGTTTGTTGATGACCACAACCACGATGTGGATGGCGCGTTCAACAAGACGGCGCGCGAAGAGATCAGGCGCGTGGCCGGCCCATTGGTGCCGTTGCCCAATAGCCACGAGTTGTATCGCTGCTTTTTCGTTTTCGAGAACGGCCCCCCCACCACATCGCATGAGATGAACGGCTGGGGCGACAATCTCGTGCATGAACAGCTGGACGCGGTGGTGAAGAACGGACGTATTCGGGTGCTCTACTCCAACAAGGACTACAGCTCGGAGTGGAGCTTTCATCCGGACAACAAGCGCTTTCTGTCCGTGGACAATACGCGCTTCGGGGTGAATCTCGTGGTGTACGCGCTCACCCGATGA
- a CDS encoding DUF58 domain-containing protein has protein sequence MSAYGPMLDALRGVRWPARRAVGAAPAGTHRSTQKGTAGEFTEYRLYRQGDDPRALDWKLLARSDRAFVRLSDDRALLATWIVVDASASMAFPAEGAGRGRSKFTQAKYLAVGLAAVAHASADPVGIVVVHAGGVTRVPPRTRRGTVQELARVLDGVTCGGAAPLALALSPLPTNARIVLLTDCLGDVDACLKVAAAHGVAGALVECVHVVADEELAPPGGTHLARDPERADDARVLAPAGRLSYREQFDLFRSEMAQRWRSAGAGYTEVLTSTDAPKAVRAVVIGVAAPVLPSARGS, from the coding sequence ATGTCGGCGTACGGACCGATGCTGGATGCACTGCGTGGTGTGCGATGGCCGGCACGCCGCGCGGTTGGTGCGGCCCCTGCGGGGACGCATCGGTCGACGCAAAAAGGGACGGCGGGCGAATTCACCGAATACCGGTTATATCGCCAGGGCGACGATCCGCGCGCGCTGGACTGGAAGCTACTGGCGCGCAGCGATCGCGCCTTTGTGCGTTTGAGTGATGACCGCGCCTTGCTGGCCACGTGGATTGTGGTGGACGCCAGCGCCAGCATGGCGTTTCCGGCGGAGGGGGCAGGGCGTGGGCGGAGCAAGTTCACGCAGGCCAAATACCTCGCCGTGGGTTTGGCGGCGGTGGCGCACGCGTCGGCCGACCCGGTGGGTATTGTGGTGGTGCACGCGGGTGGTGTGACACGGGTTCCTCCCCGGACGCGGCGCGGTACCGTGCAGGAGCTGGCGCGGGTCCTGGACGGCGTGACGTGTGGAGGGGCCGCGCCACTGGCATTGGCGTTGTCTCCGCTGCCTACCAACGCGCGCATTGTGCTACTCACCGATTGCCTGGGCGACGTGGATGCGTGCCTCAAAGTGGCTGCCGCGCACGGAGTGGCGGGGGCGCTGGTGGAGTGCGTGCACGTGGTGGCCGACGAAGAGCTCGCGCCCCCAGGGGGAACGCACCTGGCGCGCGATCCGGAGCGGGCGGACGATGCGCGCGTGCTGGCACCGGCAGGTCGGCTCAGCTATCGCGAGCAGTTCGATCTGTTCCGCTCTGAGATGGCTCAGCGGTGGCGCAGTGCCGGGGCGGGGTACACCGAAGTGTTGACCTCCACCGATGCACCGAAGGCCGTACGCGCCGTGGTGATCGGTGTGGCTGCACCAGTGTTACCATCGGCCCGCGGGAGCTGA
- a CDS encoding DUF4175 family protein, with the protein MSAAIRPHAGASQHELLSRIEQLRGALHVLRRGRLLLICLCVALVVVVVGRALTVVLPAGAWSSWPALWLVGSAAAVAVYWWRREAAPDLVRSALWVEEQQGTRPDFALTTAVEMLAAHQEVPESLSRAATASLNAAPITAAVAAQRRAAWRGPAAFALLTALVLVSGLFLPVPRTGAGTQASGTAATTLAGASSTVPALGAWQVRVQPPAYTGLPTLALGDINSVAVLSGSRVLLQGRGDAPTANLQQVGTDSTQVADTAPPVKSSQGGWETSVQATDAPLTLRLSRGGRTRLLVIEGRPDSVPTVTLDAPARDSVFREPVGVIPLQATLRDDIGLARANFELIVSSGEGERFTVRTVTLGAMQWSKSPLMPRATLRGSLNLASLSLLPGDVVHLRAIARDAHPGAQREYGSSETRAFRIARPTEYDSVAVEPAPPPEVDKSLLSQRMLLLLTEKLDKAQRRLARPEVLRESLKLARDQARLRLAVGDVVFQRLSGESSAEHAHSAGDGHDHGVDLQGGKLSMSTSSTTGMLEEGNDSPVIAINQPLLEAYNAMWDAGRALEQGDPHGAIPPMKRALEAIERSRVASRLYLRGKPPQVIVDIAKVRLAGKDTGQVTRRSVREPLPSRLAARDARLVRVAQLATRDVNAARDSLALLRAEALADAPAFASALSRVLDALTAGGDVTAAFVEARRVLGNVVRTPGSVWSRGTVP; encoded by the coding sequence GTGAGTGCCGCCATACGTCCACACGCTGGAGCGTCACAGCACGAGCTGCTGTCACGCATTGAACAGCTGCGTGGCGCCCTTCATGTGCTCCGTCGTGGGCGCTTGTTGCTGATCTGTTTGTGCGTTGCGCTGGTGGTGGTGGTGGTGGGGCGCGCGCTTACCGTGGTACTGCCCGCTGGTGCGTGGAGTAGTTGGCCCGCGCTGTGGCTGGTGGGCAGTGCGGCCGCCGTGGCCGTGTACTGGTGGCGTCGCGAAGCGGCGCCCGATCTGGTGCGATCGGCGCTGTGGGTTGAGGAGCAGCAAGGGACGCGCCCCGACTTTGCGCTCACCACCGCGGTGGAAATGCTGGCTGCACATCAGGAGGTGCCGGAGTCACTGTCGCGTGCGGCGACCGCCTCTCTCAACGCGGCGCCCATTACGGCGGCGGTGGCGGCGCAGCGCCGTGCCGCGTGGCGCGGGCCCGCGGCGTTTGCGCTGCTCACTGCGCTGGTGCTCGTCTCTGGGCTGTTTCTGCCGGTGCCGCGCACAGGAGCCGGTACGCAGGCCAGTGGCACTGCGGCCACCACCCTTGCCGGCGCGTCCTCCACGGTGCCCGCGCTGGGCGCGTGGCAGGTACGGGTGCAACCACCGGCGTACACGGGTTTGCCCACACTTGCGTTGGGCGACATCAACAGCGTGGCGGTATTGAGTGGCAGTCGCGTTCTCTTGCAGGGCCGTGGCGATGCGCCCACGGCCAACCTGCAGCAAGTGGGTACCGACAGCACCCAGGTGGCCGATACGGCGCCACCCGTGAAGTCATCGCAGGGCGGCTGGGAGACCAGTGTACAGGCCACCGACGCGCCACTCACCCTGCGCTTGTCGCGTGGCGGGCGTACGCGGTTGCTGGTGATTGAGGGACGTCCTGACTCCGTTCCGACGGTTACTCTGGATGCGCCAGCGCGCGACAGTGTCTTTCGGGAGCCCGTGGGAGTAATCCCACTTCAGGCCACGCTGCGCGACGACATCGGTCTGGCGCGGGCCAATTTTGAACTGATTGTGAGTTCCGGTGAGGGCGAGCGTTTCACGGTACGCACCGTCACGCTCGGCGCCATGCAGTGGAGCAAGTCACCGCTGATGCCGCGCGCCACTTTGCGCGGTTCGCTCAATCTGGCCTCGCTGTCGTTGCTGCCCGGTGATGTTGTGCACCTGCGCGCGATTGCCCGCGATGCGCATCCCGGTGCGCAGCGCGAGTATGGGAGCAGTGAAACGCGGGCGTTTCGCATTGCCCGCCCCACGGAATACGACTCCGTGGCGGTGGAACCGGCGCCACCACCGGAGGTGGACAAGTCACTGCTCAGTCAGCGCATGCTGCTGTTGCTTACTGAAAAACTGGACAAGGCCCAGCGACGGCTCGCGCGTCCCGAGGTCCTGCGCGAATCGCTCAAGCTGGCCCGTGATCAGGCCCGTTTGCGACTCGCTGTTGGCGATGTGGTGTTTCAGCGGTTGAGTGGTGAATCCAGCGCCGAGCACGCGCACTCGGCGGGGGATGGGCACGACCACGGGGTGGATCTGCAGGGTGGCAAATTGTCAATGAGTACCTCGTCTACCACCGGCATGCTCGAAGAAGGCAATGATTCGCCCGTTATTGCCATCAATCAGCCGCTGTTGGAGGCGTACAACGCCATGTGGGACGCCGGGCGCGCGTTGGAACAGGGTGATCCGCACGGTGCCATCCCGCCCATGAAGCGCGCGCTTGAGGCCATTGAGCGCTCACGCGTGGCGTCTCGGCTGTATTTGCGTGGCAAACCACCACAGGTGATTGTGGACATTGCCAAGGTGCGCCTTGCCGGCAAGGATACCGGGCAGGTCACCCGCCGTTCGGTTCGCGAGCCGTTGCCATCACGGCTGGCCGCCCGCGATGCGCGGCTGGTGCGCGTGGCGCAGCTGGCCACCCGTGACGTGAACGCGGCGCGCGACTCACTGGCGCTGTTGCGGGCCGAGGCGCTGGCCGATGCCCCGGCGTTTGCGTCGGCGCTTTCGCGCGTGCTCGACGCGCTTACGGCAGGCGGCGATGTCACGGCAGCCTTTGTGGAGGCTCGACGCGTGCTGGGGAACGTCGTGCGTACGCCGGGGAGTGTGTGGTCGCGAGGGACCGTGCCATGA
- a CDS encoding dipeptide epimerase codes for MRLHAEIVTVHTKHPFIIARGGQSEYRVVWVRLVDSDGAEGWGEASPSKFYGETADTVMVALQRFAPVLEHADAWSIDAIERELEKAMRWNASARCAVSAALHDLMGKRLGVPVWKLWGLDAKAAPLSSFTIGIAPDEATLRSRVQEAAHYPILKIKLGSHWDRDVLRIVREEAPKAILRVDANCAWTAKQALGMLDALNAVGVDMLEQPLPPEDLEGIKFVRDRANIPVIVDESCLVAADIPKLEGYVDGINIKLAKCGSLREALRMIAVARAHGLRVMCGCMVETTLGIAAAAHFSPLLDDADLDGAALLSDDPFEGPGIPDGRVVLGDTAGLGVTLRQ; via the coding sequence ATGCGACTCCACGCTGAAATCGTCACGGTGCACACCAAGCACCCGTTCATTATCGCTCGCGGCGGGCAGAGTGAGTACCGCGTGGTGTGGGTGCGTCTGGTCGACAGCGACGGTGCGGAGGGGTGGGGCGAAGCCTCGCCCAGCAAGTTCTACGGCGAAACGGCGGACACGGTCATGGTGGCGCTGCAGCGCTTTGCGCCGGTGCTGGAGCACGCTGATGCCTGGTCGATCGACGCCATTGAGCGTGAGTTGGAGAAGGCGATGCGCTGGAACGCGTCGGCGCGTTGTGCCGTGAGTGCGGCGCTGCACGACCTCATGGGCAAGCGGCTTGGAGTGCCTGTATGGAAGCTGTGGGGGCTCGATGCCAAGGCGGCGCCGCTTTCCAGCTTCACCATTGGCATTGCCCCCGACGAAGCCACGTTGCGCTCCCGCGTGCAGGAAGCGGCGCACTATCCCATTCTCAAGATCAAGCTGGGCTCGCACTGGGACCGTGACGTGCTGCGCATTGTCCGTGAAGAAGCGCCCAAGGCCATCCTGCGTGTGGACGCCAATTGCGCCTGGACGGCCAAGCAGGCGCTCGGCATGCTGGATGCGCTCAACGCCGTGGGCGTGGACATGCTGGAGCAGCCGCTGCCGCCGGAAGATCTGGAAGGGATCAAGTTCGTGCGTGATCGCGCCAACATTCCGGTTATCGTGGATGAATCGTGCCTCGTGGCCGCCGACATCCCCAAGCTCGAAGGCTACGTGGACGGCATCAACATCAAGTTGGCCAAGTGTGGCTCCCTGCGCGAAGCGCTCCGCATGATTGCCGTAGCCCGGGCCCACGGCCTGCGCGTGATGTGCGGCTGCATGGTGGAAACCACCCTCGGCATTGCCGCCGCCGCGCACTTTTCACCGCTGCTCGACGACGCAGACCTGGACGGAGCGGCGTTGCTTTCCGATGATCCGTTTGAAGGACCAGGCATCCCGGACGGGCGAGTGGTGCTGGGAGATACCGCAGGACTGGGCGTCACCTTACGGCAGTAA
- a CDS encoding GAF domain-containing protein, which yields MSDARELVAIREIAHAFLLAEHPGDVQQFALDRVTPLLGASFSLVMQLGADGELLRPVAQHEWPAPYRSWIGALRVRVGDGPSGVAVAERRLVEVVDLFEDPSLDGWHEVARELGFRSIMAAPLETADGPIGAVAFYFADATTVTDEQRALVRLVADQLAAATDKSRRTEALRRVNAALAEANAELEQQAQSWAAAQRARDASDTLVVDALLGLTGADDSRVPEQRLQAVHALAVAAHEYVEATQPAFVLKPADVDPRDVLQQAIQRWRTRAPMVPVQVDEPTVLLPTMRADPHWLLRTLELVLGLGVAGAAVDGGTVRAGIRLGRGFLAVQVAWEGREMFDQLPDQLPTAAPRILRVVPEALRWEARDPYAEARRSVTAMDLPLARALASRLGGELRVELVEPAVSPRELLLVFPVDVDHA from the coding sequence ATGAGTGACGCGCGCGAACTGGTCGCCATCCGCGAGATTGCCCATGCTTTTTTGCTGGCCGAGCATCCGGGCGATGTGCAGCAGTTTGCGCTCGATCGGGTCACGCCGTTGCTGGGCGCGTCGTTTTCGCTGGTCATGCAACTGGGCGCCGATGGCGAGTTGTTGCGCCCCGTGGCCCAACATGAATGGCCGGCACCGTACCGCTCCTGGATAGGCGCGCTGCGGGTGCGGGTGGGCGATGGCCCGAGCGGGGTGGCGGTGGCCGAACGCCGTCTGGTGGAAGTGGTGGATCTGTTCGAAGATCCCTCGCTCGACGGATGGCACGAAGTGGCCCGAGAGTTGGGGTTCCGCTCCATCATGGCGGCGCCGCTGGAAACCGCCGATGGCCCTATTGGTGCTGTGGCGTTCTACTTCGCGGATGCCACCACGGTTACCGATGAGCAGCGCGCGTTGGTGCGACTGGTGGCGGATCAGCTGGCGGCAGCGACCGACAAATCGCGGCGGACGGAGGCGCTCCGACGGGTGAATGCCGCTCTGGCCGAGGCGAACGCGGAACTGGAACAGCAGGCGCAATCGTGGGCGGCAGCCCAGCGTGCCCGGGATGCCTCGGACACGCTGGTGGTGGATGCCTTGCTGGGGTTGACCGGTGCTGACGATTCACGTGTGCCCGAACAACGCTTGCAGGCGGTGCATGCCTTGGCTGTTGCCGCACATGAGTATGTCGAGGCCACCCAGCCGGCGTTCGTGCTCAAGCCCGCCGATGTGGATCCACGCGACGTATTGCAGCAGGCGATCCAGCGCTGGCGGACGCGAGCACCCATGGTCCCCGTGCAGGTGGATGAACCCACGGTGCTGCTCCCAACCATGCGCGCGGACCCGCACTGGTTGCTGCGTACGCTGGAGTTGGTTCTGGGACTCGGGGTGGCGGGCGCGGCGGTGGATGGGGGGACGGTGCGGGCCGGCATTCGCCTGGGGCGGGGGTTTCTGGCCGTTCAGGTGGCATGGGAGGGACGGGAGATGTTTGACCAACTCCCGGACCAACTCCCGACCGCCGCGCCGCGTATACTTCGGGTAGTCCCTGAGGCTCTCCGCTGGGAAGCGCGCGATCCGTACGCGGAGGCCCGTCGATCGGTGACCGCCATGGATTTGCCGCTCGCCCGGGCGCTGGCCAGTCGGCTCGGCGGCGAACTGCGCGTTGAGCTGGTGGAGCCGGCGGTCTCCCCGCGCGAATTGTTGCTGGTTTTTCCGGTGGATGTGGATCACGCGTAA
- a CDS encoding AAA family ATPase, which translates to MSPEAAGAPARSVESLIEAVRRLRTEIGKRVVGQDAVVDEILMALVAGGHALLVGVPGLAKTLMIKSLADAMQLEFRRIQFTPDLVPSDITGTEILEESGGGQRAFRFVRGPVFANIVLADEINRAPPRTQAALLEAMQEHCVTAAGQTMRLPEPFFVLATQNPIEQEGTYPLPEAQLDRFLFDIRVGYPTEADEVSILRATTGARGARIEAVFTADDALALQQAVRALPCSDLLLQYAARLVRATRPQEGTGPGLVKQYVRWGAGPRAGQALILGAKASALLAGRAAVSPADIQRVAMPVLRHRILPNFAAEADGVSAEPIIEALLAHVPAPSSAASA; encoded by the coding sequence ATGTCGCCGGAAGCGGCGGGCGCCCCGGCCCGTAGTGTGGAGTCGCTGATTGAGGCGGTGCGCCGGCTGCGCACCGAAATCGGCAAGCGGGTGGTGGGGCAGGATGCCGTGGTGGACGAAATTCTCATGGCACTCGTCGCCGGTGGGCACGCGCTCTTGGTGGGTGTGCCGGGGCTGGCCAAGACGCTCATGATCAAGTCGCTGGCTGATGCCATGCAACTGGAGTTTCGGCGCATTCAGTTCACGCCGGACCTGGTGCCCAGTGACATCACGGGGACGGAAATTCTTGAGGAAAGCGGCGGTGGCCAACGGGCGTTTCGTTTTGTGCGCGGGCCGGTGTTTGCCAACATCGTGCTGGCCGACGAAATCAACCGGGCACCGCCACGTACGCAGGCCGCCCTGCTGGAAGCCATGCAGGAACATTGCGTGACAGCCGCTGGCCAGACCATGCGTCTGCCCGAACCATTCTTTGTGCTGGCCACGCAAAATCCCATTGAACAGGAAGGCACGTATCCGCTGCCCGAAGCGCAGCTGGATCGCTTCCTGTTCGATATTCGCGTGGGGTATCCCACCGAGGCCGACGAGGTGTCGATCCTTCGTGCCACCACCGGCGCGCGTGGGGCTCGCATTGAAGCGGTGTTTACCGCCGACGATGCGTTGGCGCTGCAGCAGGCGGTGCGGGCGTTGCCGTGCAGTGATTTGCTATTGCAGTACGCGGCCCGTCTGGTGCGCGCCACGCGGCCGCAGGAAGGAACAGGCCCCGGATTGGTGAAGCAGTACGTCCGCTGGGGGGCCGGTCCACGTGCGGGGCAGGCGCTCATTCTGGGCGCCAAGGCGTCGGCGTTGCTGGCCGGACGGGCCGCGGTCTCTCCGGCCGACATTCAGCGTGTGGCCATGCCCGTGCTGCGGCATCGCATCCTGCCCAACTTTGCGGCAGAAGCGGACGGCGTATCGGCCGAGCCCATTATTGAGGCGCTGCTCGCGCACGTGCCCGCTCCGTCGAGCGCGGCGTCCGCCTGA
- a CDS encoding serine/threonine-protein kinase, with amino-acid sequence MPLPEVSAPPIDIPDEELRELRQATGNRYTVVKRLGSGGMAHVYLARHAVLGRPLVIKVLHRTLALEPEMRERFRREAEAASRLVHPYICAIADMGTAGDLEYLAMPYYAGGSLADLLSRRKTVSAGTAASVAAQVATALDYAHRHGVVHRDIKPDNILFDEDGNVALTDFGIATARFHGRLTASGRAMGTPHYMSPEQAMGRLVDGRSDLYAVGLLLYEMLLGHPPFDGDDSYAVGYKHVHEAPVAPDQVDTRVPAALSTIVMKCLAKQAADRYDRGFELADALVQFLASLGGAEFRTARTARASGLTPF; translated from the coding sequence GTGCCGCTCCCCGAGGTTTCGGCGCCGCCCATCGATATTCCCGATGAGGAACTGCGGGAGTTGCGGCAGGCCACCGGCAATCGCTACACGGTGGTGAAGCGGCTGGGCAGTGGTGGCATGGCGCATGTGTATCTGGCGCGCCATGCGGTGCTGGGGCGCCCGCTGGTCATCAAGGTGCTGCACCGCACGCTGGCGCTGGAGCCGGAGATGCGCGAACGCTTCCGTCGCGAGGCCGAAGCGGCGTCGCGACTGGTGCACCCGTACATCTGTGCCATCGCCGACATGGGCACGGCGGGCGACCTCGAATATCTCGCGATGCCGTACTACGCGGGGGGGTCGCTGGCCGATCTGTTGTCGCGTCGCAAGACCGTGTCAGCGGGTACGGCGGCCTCGGTGGCGGCGCAGGTGGCCACTGCGCTCGACTACGCGCACCGGCACGGGGTGGTGCACCGCGACATCAAGCCGGACAACATTCTGTTCGACGAAGACGGTAACGTGGCGCTCACCGACTTCGGGATTGCCACGGCCCGTTTTCACGGACGCCTTACGGCCAGCGGCCGGGCCATGGGTACGCCGCACTACATGAGCCCCGAACAGGCCATGGGGCGCCTGGTAGACGGGCGCAGCGACCTCTATGCCGTGGGGCTGCTATTGTACGAAATGCTGCTGGGGCATCCGCCCTTTGACGGCGACGACTCGTACGCGGTGGGCTACAAGCATGTGCACGAAGCACCGGTGGCCCCCGACCAGGTGGACACGCGGGTACCGGCGGCTCTCAGCACCATCGTGATGAAGTGTCTCGCCAAACAGGCCGCCGATCGCTACGATCGGGGCTTCGAATTGGCCGACGCGCTGGTGCAGTTCCTGGCCAGCCTTGGCGGCGCCGAATTCCGTACTGCGCGCACGGCCCGTGCCTCAGGGCTCACGCCTTTTTAG
- a CDS encoding histone deacetylase family protein produces MATRVALISHPDCGRHDTGWDHPEHVGRLVAIPRALKHDLALFEALEHVEGRHATEEELALAHDPAYITRVRTLVEEGGGRLDPDTVVSEGSWDAVTAGAGCVLDGVDMAFDGRALRSFSAVRPPGHHALRDRAMGFCLFGNVGIAAHYAIAKHGCERVLVVDWDVHHGNGTQALVEHEPRIHFVSMHQWPWYPGTGATDDRGPHDTVWNVPMPPSLPSVQYVEALLAAVDAAAEAFTPDLVLISAGFDCLDGDPLGAFTLTLDDVHTLTRAMVERAERWCGGRLVSALEGGYAPELVAKAVLVHLRALA; encoded by the coding sequence ATGGCAACACGGGTCGCGCTCATTTCTCATCCTGATTGCGGGCGACATGACACCGGCTGGGATCACCCGGAACATGTGGGTCGGCTGGTGGCCATTCCGCGCGCCCTCAAGCACGATCTGGCGCTCTTTGAGGCGCTGGAGCATGTCGAGGGGCGACACGCCACGGAGGAGGAGCTCGCGCTGGCGCACGATCCGGCGTACATCACCCGAGTTCGTACGCTGGTGGAAGAAGGGGGTGGCCGTCTCGATCCCGACACCGTCGTGAGCGAGGGGTCGTGGGACGCGGTCACCGCAGGCGCGGGATGCGTGCTGGATGGTGTGGACATGGCCTTTGACGGGCGGGCGCTGCGCAGTTTCTCGGCCGTGCGCCCACCGGGACATCACGCACTGCGCGACCGGGCCATGGGTTTCTGTCTCTTTGGCAATGTGGGCATTGCCGCGCACTATGCCATTGCGAAGCATGGGTGCGAGCGAGTGCTGGTGGTGGATTGGGATGTGCACCACGGCAACGGAACGCAGGCACTGGTGGAGCACGAGCCACGGATTCACTTCGTGAGCATGCATCAGTGGCCGTGGTACCCGGGCACCGGAGCGACCGACGATCGGGGGCCGCACGACACTGTGTGGAACGTTCCAATGCCGCCGTCGTTGCCCTCGGTCCAGTACGTGGAGGCGTTGCTGGCGGCGGTGGATGCCGCGGCCGAGGCCTTTACTCCAGATCTGGTGCTCATCAGTGCCGGCTTTGACTGTCTGGACGGGGACCCATTGGGGGCCTTTACCCTCACGCTCGATGATGTGCACACCCTGACCAGAGCCATGGTAGAGCGGGCCGAGCGCTGGTGCGGCGGGCGGTTGGTGAGTGCGCTGGAAGGCGGCTATGCTCCGGAATTAGTCGCCAAGGCCGTGTTGGTGCATCTGCGCGCGCTGGCGTAG
- a CDS encoding magnesium transporter CorA family protein translates to MTRIVPSSVPGHPDPAPRTIYRSPAGVDVLDCHPRDVPTLIAEGGPLWVDIDSTIRSQHALLEKVFGFHPLAIEDTLNPLSRVKLEEYPGFLYIVTRAVTLAGDTEDPYDLETKDLHCFLGPNYLVTVHAGPLPVLDQVSDGLRRSPELLTRGVERVLHTVLDSTIDAYFPILDQVDEFIDGLEERVFVDFDQDALRDVFKVKRLVLSLRRYLQPSREVLNVLTNRPTTLLTPEVQIYFRDIYDHVLRINDALDTYRDLLSSTMESYLSQVSNRLGATTKGLSVVATMSLPFVVVSGMWGMNFSNIPMSQWPHGFWVLLLAQLGLGGLLLFVLRRQRLL, encoded by the coding sequence ATGACCCGTATTGTCCCATCGTCAGTCCCCGGACACCCCGATCCGGCCCCGCGAACCATCTATCGTTCGCCGGCCGGTGTGGATGTGCTGGACTGTCATCCACGCGATGTCCCCACGCTCATTGCCGAAGGTGGGCCGCTGTGGGTGGATATCGACAGTACAATACGGTCACAACACGCGCTGCTGGAAAAGGTGTTCGGCTTTCACCCGCTGGCCATTGAAGACACGCTCAATCCCCTGTCGCGGGTGAAGCTCGAGGAGTACCCGGGTTTTCTGTACATCGTGACGCGGGCGGTAACACTCGCTGGTGACACAGAGGATCCGTACGATCTCGAGACCAAGGATCTGCACTGCTTTCTGGGGCCGAATTATCTGGTAACCGTGCACGCCGGTCCGCTGCCGGTCCTTGACCAGGTCTCGGACGGGTTGCGTCGCTCGCCGGAGCTCCTCACGCGCGGTGTGGAGCGGGTCCTGCACACGGTGCTGGACTCCACGATCGACGCGTATTTTCCCATTCTCGATCAGGTGGATGAGTTCATTGACGGGCTCGAAGAGCGCGTCTTTGTGGACTTCGATCAGGACGCGTTGCGTGATGTGTTCAAGGTGAAGCGATTGGTGCTGTCGTTGCGCCGCTACCTGCAGCCGTCACGTGAAGTGCTGAACGTGCTGACCAACCGGCCCACGACGCTCCTTACGCCGGAGGTGCAGATTTATTTTCGCGACATCTACGATCACGTGCTGCGCATCAACGACGCACTGGATACGTACCGCGATCTGCTGAGCAGCACGATGGAGTCGTACCTGTCGCAAGTGTCCAACCGGCTGGGGGCGACCACCAAGGGGTTGAGTGTAGTGGCCACCATGTCGCTCCCCTTTGTGGTGGTGAGCGGCATGTGGGGGATGAACTTCAGTAACATTCCCATGTCGCAGTGGCCCCATGGGTTCTGGGTGTTATTGCTGGCCCAGTTGGGGCTTGGCGGGTTGCTGTTGTTCGTGCTGCGTCGTCAGAGGTTGTTGTAG